GGCCACCTCGGTCATGTCCTCGCTGGCTTCGGCGTGGAGCTGGACGGCGCACTCGAGATTGGACCCGTGCTCGAACGCGCGGCGCATGACCGCGTTCGAAGCCGCCCAGACGTCGTCGTCGACATCGTAGTGTGGCCGGCCGGATTTCAGCGCCAGCGCCTTGCCCGACTCGACATACTCCGCGGCGACGTCGATCCCGGCCTGCATGAGATCACGTGCGTCCTCGGGCGCGAACCCGCGGTCGTCGACCAGACGCGAAACGAGTCCCGGATGAACGCCGAGGATGGGCCATGCACGGCCCTCGAGTTCGCTCGAGGCCTCGTCGACGATCTCGATAGTCCGCTCGAAGACCGTTCGGAAGTCCTCGCCGGTCTCGGCCTCGACACCGAGGTGCCAGGAGGGTTTGTTCACCACGAGTAGGTGGGTGCCGCCGACGCGGGCGAAATCTTTGACGGCGTCGATACCCCGATGGTTGTCCGGGTCGAGGTGGAGGTGGTCGTCCAGCACCGGCCGATCGTCGATCATACTCGACAGTGGGCGGGTGGCGCTGGAAAGTTCTCCGATCCCAGCGAGCGACGAGACCGGCCGTCCGATCGATACCGGGGATCGATTCGATAGGTACATGATGGCTGTCGGCCGTACTGCCGAAAGGATCGATATCGAACAACTAGCTCATTGAACCGATTTTGTCAACAATAGTTATTATGATTCATCCAATTAGCACGAGTGTGTCACAGTATGAGTGATCGACCATGAGCGAGAACGGAGGAGCGCCGGCCGGCGAGGACCCGTCTGACCAGTTCATCGGCGGGGAGACCGAGGACGGCCCCCGCGTCGAGTTCTACGGCGGCCGCGGGATGAGCGCGTTCCCGATCGGGTTTTCATCGTGTGGGCCATCGTCCAGACCGCCCTCTGGCGGATCGGCGATACGGGCGGCCTCATCGTCGGCATCCTGGTCGGGCTGATCCTCGGGATGTTCTTCACCCGGGGAACTGGCAGTCCTACGCCAACACGATCTTCGAGGGGATGACCCAACCCGTCGCGGTGACCGCCATCGTGGCGTGGATCTGGGCCGGCATGTTCGCCCAGTTGTTACAGGACGGCGGCTTCGTCGGCGGCCTCGTCTGGCTAGCCGACACCGCCGGTGTCGGCGCGGCACTGTTCCCGGCGATCACGTTCGTCCTCGCCGCCGTCTTCACGACGGGGATCGGGACGGGCTACGGCGCGAGCGTCGCCTTCGTCGGCCTGTTCTTCCCGGCGGGCGTGTTGCTCGGCGCGAATCCCGTCTTGCTGTTCGGCGCGATCCTTTCCGGTGCGATCTTCGGCGACAACCTCGCACCCGTCAGCGACACGACGATCGTCAGCGCCGTTACGCAGGATGCCGACATCGGTGGCGTCGTCGCCTCGCGGTTCAAGTACGTCATCATCGCCGCCGTCATCGCCTTCGTCGGCTACGTCGCCGCCGGCGGCGCGATGGACGGCCTCGAGATCGGAGCCGAAGCCCAGTCGATCTTCCTCGAGGGCAGCGAAGCGATCGGCCTTGTCCACGTCATCTCGATGCTGGCCGTGATCGGCGCAGCGGTCGCCGGTCGTCACATCGTCGAGGCAATCTCGTGGGGGATCGTCATCGCCATCGTGTTCAACCTCGGCTTCAGGCTGACGGGCCTCGGCGATATCGTCATGTTCAACGCGCCCGAGGACGCGCCCCTGGCCGGCCCGCTCGAGGCCCTGCCGGTCCTTACGATCGTCGAGGATCCCGACGCGGTCGGCGTCACCGGGAGCCTGATGGCCGGCGTGTCAGGGTTCCTCGAACTCTCGATTCTCGTCCTCCTGATCATCGGCGCGGCCCAGATCATGATCCGGGGCGGCGCGTTCGAAGTCTTACTGGAGTGGTCGCTCGAGAACCTCGCGACGAACGTCCGGAACGCCGAACTCACGATGGTCGGCACCGCGGCGCTGATCAACGCGATCATCACGATCAACACCGCCGCCGAGGTCGCGATCGGCCCCTACATCTCGAAGATCGGCGAGCGGTTCAACCTGAACGGCTACCGCCGGGCGAACATCTTAGACGGCCAGACCGCCGCCATGGGCTACATCTTCCCGTGGTCGGGCGGCGTCCTCGCTGCCTATGGGGCGATGCAGACTCTCCCCGACGATTACGAGTGGTTTACCGAGTCGATGGTTGTCACGCCGATCGACGTCGTCCCGTTCGTCTTCCAAGGCTGGCTACTGGTGGCCGTCTTCGTCATCGCGGCGCTGACCGGCTTCGGTCGCGAGTACCTTACCGACCGCGAGACCGAGGAGGTGGCTCGCGTATGAGCTTCCTCGGAAAGTACCTCAAGGGCTGGCGGTTCCGGACGTCTCGCCCGGCCCTCGAGCAGGGAAGCGAGGTCGATGTCTTCATCGCGGAGTCGAACGGCACATCGGGCCGCGCGTACATCGGTGACACTGAACTGGTCGTCGAGGGTGCCGGTCCGGGAACGGTCGAAAAGCAGGTCCGGGTCCGCGTGACCGAGTTCGATGAGACCACTGCGAGCGGTCGCGGTGAACTCCTCGAAATCGTCGGCGAGAGTTCCTACGAAGGCTGAAGCGGTCTCAGACCGCGATCTTCTCTCACGGCTCGAGTGTAAGCGCGTCGTCGGCCGCGTTCTGGAGGGCGTCCGAGCGGCCGTGCGAGCCCGGCGCGATCGCGATCGTTTCCACACCGACCGTACCCGCGTACTCGAGGACGGGTTTGAAATCAGTGTCCCTCGAGACGATCGCGAGTTGGTCGATAGTGCCGTCGCCTGCGAGCGCGGTCGCGTCGACGGCGAGTTTCACGTCGACGTCGCCGCTGGTGATGATTACCTCGAAGCCGCGGGCTTCGGCGGCTTGGATGAGGCCGGGCGTGGCGTGTTCGTCGAGGTAGACTCGAATGACGCCGACACGACCGAGCCTGCGAGCCGTATCGCGGAGATCATCAAGGTCGACGTCGAACTCGTCGCGGAAGACGTTCGGCCCGTCGACGAACAACCCTACTGCCGGTTCGGTTACGGTGTCGGGCGAAAGACGTGCGCGAACGCGGTCAAACATGGTCAGTTACCGGAATTTTCCCGTGCACGGAAATAGGTGTGACGACTCGGTAGTGTCGTCGATCGTCTCGTTGATAGGTTCGGTCAGCTACACGAATCGTGACTGTGAGAGACTGACTGGCCATACGAATCCACTACCCAAAGTGTGAAATAAATATTTTCTAAATCTATTTTCATGAAATATTAAGAATCTTACAATACTCGACACTCCAAAACATGGGTGAGAGAGTGTATACCATCCTGAATTACAAAACTAGTGTCCATATTTTATTGTAATTCATTATGTTTAGGAATTATTTAATATCGGTATCGTATTTCTTCGGTTGCATTATGTCCGATAGAAATAACCAACGGGTCGGTCGGCGATCGCTTTTACAATCAATCGGCGCATTCGGCGCGCTAGTCGGTCTCGGTGGCATCACGTCCGCGACGCCAGGGCGGGAGCCAGGACCGAAGAAAGACGAACTCATCGTCGGGGTCGATTCCGATGTCTCCAATATTGAAGCAGTTGTGGAGCCGAAGATTCCGAGCAACGCGAAGATCGTCCACACGAACGAGACGCTCGGCTATGCCGCAGTCGAGATCGCTGACGAGGCTTCAATACAGGCCAAGGAAACCGTCCTCGATGCTGATGAGGTTACGTACTCCGAAGACAACGTGACCTATGAGGCCATCGGGGCGGACCCACAGGAACTGGAAAGCGATGCTGATACGGCGTCGACACTCTACACCCCGAACGACCCGAACCTCGGGAGTCAGTACGCACCACAGCAGGTGAACGCGCCGGAAGCCTGGGAAACGACCCTCGGCGATCCGGATGTCACGATTTCGATCGTCGATCAGGGGGTCCAGTACGACCACCCAGATCTCTCTGGGAACATGGATAGAAGCGTTTCGAACGGCGGCTCCGACTTCGTCGATAATGACGGCGATCCATACCCAGTAAGCGCAAGCGAGAATCACGGGACGCACGTTGCTGGTATCGCAGCCGGTGGCACCGATAACGGGACGGGACACGCCGGCATCTCGAACTGTTCGCTGCTCTCGGCACGTGCACTCGGTGACGGTCAGGGCGGTTCGCTCTCCGATATCGCCGATGCGATCCAGTGGTCGGCTGATCAGGGAGCGGACATCATCAACATGTCCCTCGGTGGCGGCGGTGCGACGCAACTGATGCGGGAAGCCTGTCAGTACGCCAAATCGCAGGGGGCATTGCTCGTCGCGGCAGCCGGTAACGACTACGGCAGTAGCGTCTCGTACCCAGCCGCCCACGACAGTGTCGTGGCCGTCTCCTCACTCGACGAGGGAGAAACACTGTCGGACTTCTCGAACCTCGGCCCGGAGATCGAACTCGCCGCACCCGGTGACGATGTCCTCTCGAGTGTTCCCTGGGACGACTACGACTACTTCCCGGGGACCTCGATGGCCTCACCGGTCGTCGCCGGTGTCGCCGGGCTCACGCTTTCGGCGTGGCCGAACCTCTCGAACGAGCAACTGCGTACACACCTCCAGGACACCGCCGTCGATGTTGGCCTCTCGGGGAACGAACAGGGCAGCGGTCGCGTCGACGCGGGCAACGCCGTCACCACCGAGCCGGGTAGTTCTCCAGATCCGAACCCGGATCCCGGCGAGTGCGGTGACGAGGTCAACACTGCAAGCGCGGATGGCGAACTCAGTGGTGGCTGGGGCGGTAATCCGAGCGACACCTATACCTACCAGCTCCAGACGGTCGATCCATGCAGTGCCACTATTACCCTCGAGGGACCGACCAGCGCTGACTTCGACCTCTACCTGACGGTCGACGGACGGACGCCGACGATATCGGACTACGACGAGCGCTCGGCAAGCGAAGACAGTAACGAAACGATCGAGGTTGACCTCACCGGCAGCGAAGCGTTCGGCCTCCTCGTCAGCCGGTACACCGGTAGCGGTTCTTATACCATGACCGTCGACGAAAGTGGTCGCTAAACCGAGAGACGGATGCTACTACCCTGCTAGGGAATACACGGAATCTCTCGGAAATCGTCGAATGTGGCGTCCGGGAACCGGTCGCGACCATGGGGCAGTCGGGTCCGGGTGAGCAGCGAGGACCCGTTCCCACGGCAGTCCTGCAGCCAGTTGTCTGCCGTGCGGTCGCGTTATTCTTGGAAACGCCATACCGGTTCTCGTATCCATTCGGCCGGACATAAAGAACCGACTTCATATGTTCATACCTGATTTCCAAAGAAGATAGATTCTGACACCAATACGACCATATTTTCCAAAATAAATCCCTCGGTTGTTCGATAAGGGTTTACTAATTTCAGGTATTGATGACTGTCGTCCCATGACACAGAACGGTCCCCCGGACGCCGCCACCGATCGCACGTACGACCGCCGATCAATCCTGACCGGTGCCGGTTCGATCGCCGTCGGCGGGCTGATCGGCTCGAGCGGCGTCGCGACCGCGACCCCGAGCCGCGAACCGGGGCCGAAGAGAGACGAGATCATCGTCGGCATCTCGCCGTCGACCGCGGACGTGGCCGGTGAGGCGCGTGCCGCCATCCCCGGCGATGCCGACGTCGTCCACGCGAACGAATCGATTCACTACGCCGTCGTTTCCTTCCCCTCTGACGCGCCCGCTCACGCACGCGACGAATTCATCGACGCCATCACCAGTTCGCCCGCCATCGAGTACGCGGAACCCAACGTGACGATCGAGTCGCTGCTCGAGCCGGACGACCCCTACTACGATCATCAGCACGCTCCTCAGCAGATCGACTGCGAGAGCGCCTGGGAGACGACGCGCGGCAGCGAGGACGTGGTCATCTCCGTCGTCGACCAGGGGATTCAATACGATCACCCCGCGCTTGAGGCGGTCGTCGACGACCGGATCGGCGAGGACTTCATCGACAATGACGGCGATCCGTATCCCGCCCACGGCGCGGAACACGGCACCCATGTCGGCGGAATCGCCGCCGGCGGGACGGACGACGGGACCGGCCACGCCGGCGTCAGCGACTGCTCGCTCCTCTCGGTCCGCGCACTCAACGAAAACGGCGTGGGATCGCTCTCCGATATTGCCGATGCGATCCAGTGGTCCGCCGACGCGGGGGCCGATATTATCAACCTCTCGCTGGGCGTCGACGGCTCCTACGACACGCTGACGTCGGCCTGTGAGTACGCGGCCGACCGCGGCGTCCTGCTGGTCGGGGCGGCCGGCAACGACGGGGACAACCGCGTCTACTCTCCGGCCGCCGAGGACACCGTCGTCGCCGTTTCGGCCGTCGAGAGCGACGATTCGATCGCCTCCTTTTCGAACACCGGCTCGGCGATCGAACTCGCCGCACCGGGGAGCCGAATCATCTCGAGCGTGACCGGTGACGACTACTTGCAAATGTCGGGTACGTCAATGGCAGCGCCGGTGGTCTCCGGCGTGGCAGGCCTCGCGCTCTCGGCCTATCCCGACCTCTCGCGGACGGAACTGCGAGAACACCTCCGGGCGACGGCCGTCGGCGTCGGTCTCGCCGACGACGAGCAGGGGTACGGACGCGTCGACGCGGGTGCGGCGGTCGAGACGGATCCGTTCTCCGACAGCAGCGACGGCGCGGACAATCAGGAGTCGCCCGGCGAGTGCGGCGACGAGACGATCACTGCAAGTGCGAGCGACACGCTCGACGGCAGCGGCTGGTGGGGCGACAGCGATCGGTACAGTTACTCACTACACACCGACGACCCCTGTTCGATCACGGTCTCGCTCGAGGGGCCGAGCAGTGGCGACTTCGACCTCTACGTGTCCACGGACGGTCGCTCACCGACTAGGTGGGATCACGACGAGGCGGCGTCGGGGTCGGGCACGAGCGGCTCAATTACGCTCTCGCTGGACGGCGGCGAGGCGTTCGGTCTCCAAGTCCACGCGAACAGCGGGAGCGGCGAGTACACGCTCCGGCTCGAGGAACACGGGCGATAGCGAAGCGAAGCCGGTCCCGCCGGCGGGCCGATTCCGCGAAATCGCACTCGAACCGACAAATCGGCCGCAGCGCGGGATCCCGCGTTCGGCCGCGCTATTCGAAGACAAAGTAGTCCCGTTCCTCACCCTGGACGGAGATCCACTTGGGCTCGGTGAGTTCGCGGGTGATCCACTCGCCGTGGTAGCGACCGAGACCGGACTGCTTGACACCGCCGAATGGCGCGTTGTGGTCCTCATTGATCGGCTGGTCGTTGATGTGGACCATGCCGGCCTCAACCCGATCGGCGAGGTCGCGGGCCCGCTCCTCGTCCTCGCAGAAGACCGACGCCGAGAGGCCGTACTCGGTGTCGTTGGCCAGTTCGATGGCCTCCTCGTCGTCGGCGAACGGGATCACGGGTGCGACGGGGCCAAAGTGCTCGTTACACGCCGTCGGCATGTCATTGGTACAGTCCGAGAGGACCGTCGGCTCGACGAACAGGCCGTCGGCCTCGCCGCCGGTTTCGAGGGTCGCACCCGCCTCGATCGAGTCCCCGATGAACGCGACCAGATCGTCGCGCTGGGTCTCGTTTTGCACCGGGCCGAACGTGACGTCCTCGTTCTCCGATGGATCACCGATAGTGAGTGACTCTGCATGGTCGACCAGCAGGTCGATGTACTCGTCGTACAGGTCCTCGTGGACGAGATGCCGATTGATCGAAATGCAGACCTGCCCCTGATGGAAGAACGAGCCGAAGGCACCGGCGCGCGCGGCCCGCTCGAGATCGACCTCGTCGGTGACGATGAAGGGCGCATTGCCCCCGAGCTCGAGAGCGGGCAGCGCGAGGCTCTGGCCGGCGTTCTCTGCGACGCCCTTGCCGACGGCCGTCGACCCGGTAAAGGAGATCACCCGCGGCGTCGGATGGCTCGTCATTCGGTCGCCGATGTCCGAGCCGCGGCCGGTGACGACGTTGACGACGCCGTCCGGGACGCCGGCCGCCTCACAGAGCTTCGCGATGAGCAGCCCGCCCGTGATCGGGGTGTCCGTCGCCGGCTTCAGGACGACGGTGTTCCCCAGCGCGATCGCCGGCGCAAGGGCTCGCAGGGAGAGGTGCAGCGGGAAGTTCCACGGCGAGATGATGCCGACGACGCCGACCGGTTCGTGGACGATGTGGTTGTCCTTGTCGTCGACCGACGGGGACGGGCGGACCTCCTCCTCGGGGGGCTCGAGGTCGAGTGCCATCTCCACGTCGCCGGTCGCGGTGGCGAACTCGCCCATGGCGCGGTAGCCCGGGGTGCCGGCCTCCGTCGCGAGCAGCCCGGCGATCTCCTCGAAGTGCGCGTTGAGTTCGTCCAGCAGGTTTTCGACGATCTCGTCGCGCTCCTCGCGCGGCATCGCTTCCCAGTCGGGCTGGGCCGTCTCGGCCGCGTCGTAGGCGGCGTCGACGTCATCGACCGTCGCCGCCGGCACCTCCGTAAACACTTCCTGTTTCGACGGGTTCTCGACGAGGATCGTCTCGTCGCTCGCGGCGTCGCACCACTCACCGTCGATGTATAGCTGGTTCCAGTCGGCCTGTGGCTCGAGTGCTGGCGTGCTCATACGCCGCTGCGTACGTTATTTTCAGTCTTATGTGTTCGGCAACCGGAGACGATAGGTGAGCCCGTTGTAACCGAAACGAGTTACGGGTCGGCCATGGAGATTGGTCCGCTGTCGAGACCGTCACCTTGGTGGCGGGGCGACTGCCGTCGCGATCAGCCGACGAAAAGACATTACTACACCGGGGGTGATATCCCGACTATGCCGCTTCAGACGCCGCCGTTACGTGGGATTCACGACGAGCGTGGAGCGAAGTTTACGGAGTTTGGCGGCTGGGACATGCCGGTGGAGTTCGATTCGATCCGGGCGGAGCACGCGGCCGTGCGGGAGGATGTCGGGGTCTTTGACGTCTCGCATATGGGCCAGATACACGTCACCGGCCCGGACGCGACCGAGTTGATGCAGCGGCTCACCTCGAACGACGTCTCCCGGCTCAAGGTCGGCGACTCCCAGTACGCCGCGATCACCGACGAGGACGGGATCATCATCGATGATACCGTCGTCTATCGGCTGCCCGCCGAGGGCGAGACGCTGCCGGAATCCCGCGGAGACGGCGACGCCGCCGACGGCGACCCGACGTACCTATTCGTCCCCAACGCCGGCACCGACGAGGCGACCCACGAACGATGGATCAGCTACCGCAACGAGTGGGGGCTTGAGGCGACCGTCGACAACCGGACCGACGAGTACGCGATGTTCGCCGTTCAGGGGCCGAACGCGGTCGGCCTGGTCGAAGATCTCACCGCGGAATCCGTTGACGACCTCGATCGGTTCGAGGCTCGGTACGCGACGATCGACGACGTCGACTGCTGGATGGCCCGGACGGGCTACACGGGCGAAGACGGCTTCGAACTGATCGTTCCCTGGGCGGCAGCAACGGATATCTGGACGGCGTTCGACTGCCAGCCCTGCGGGCTGGGTGCGCGCGATACGCTCCGGATCGAAGCCGGCTTGCTGCTCGCCGGGCAGGACTTCGACCCCGACTCGAACCCGCGGACGCCCTACGAGGCCGGTATCGGCTTTACGGTCGCGCTCGAGACCGATTTCGTGGGCCGGGACGCATTGGCTGGGATCGAGGAGGCGGGCGTCGACGAGCGACTCGTCGGCTTCCAGTTGATCGACCGCGGTGTCCCCAGACACGGCTACGACATCACGACCACCGAGAGCCGGGTCGTCGGCACCGTCACCAGCGGGACGATGAGCCCGACCCTCGAGAAGCCGATCGGCCTCGGGTACGTGCCGGTTGAGTACGCGGAGCCGGGGACCACCCTGCAGGTAGTCGTCCGTGGCCAATCGAAGAAAGCGAGAGTCGAAACCACACCCTTCATCGACACAGTATAATGAGCTTCGACGTTCCCGACGATAGACGGTACCTGGAATCGCACGAGTGGGCACTCGAGACTGACGGCGTCGTCCGCGTGGGTATCTCCGACTTTGCACAGGACGAACTCGGCGACGTGGTCTTCGTCGAACTCCCCGACGAGGGCGACGAGCTCGAGCAAGAAACGGAGTTCGGCGTCGTGGAGTCGATCAAGGCCGTCTCCGATCTCTATGCGCCCGTCAGCGGCGAGGTCGTCGCGATCAACGACGACCTGTTCGACGGCCCTGAACTCGTCAACGAGGACCCCTTCGGCGAGGGCTGGATGCTCGAAATTGAGGCCGATGATCTCGACGAACTCGAAGACTTGTTGACCGCTGACGAGTACGAAGATCAGATCGCCTGAACCACGGTTCCATCTTCGACACCGATTCGATCTCTCTGTTTCGGTAGCGATCGCGCTGTTCGCTCCCTCTCATACGTTCGTTACTCACTCACCCCTTCACTCTCTCCTCTTACTCTCGAGGCGCTAGCCCGCTCGAGACGCCGAAACGCTGACGGGCCCATCCGAAACTGTTAGGATAGTTCACACGTTAGCGGACGATAGTGGGTCCTCTTGCAGCGACGGCGATCGGTGCGACCTCGGCATCCGCGATAACCGGTCTCGATCTGGCCGTCTTGCTGTTGCTCCTGCACGTGTGGGGGTTCGTCGTCGGGGTGGACGTCTATAATGACGATGCGGCGTCCGGACTCGACTGGGCCACTCGCCGAATCCACGTGGGCACGCGACCGTACGCGGTCCTCATGCTCGTCGCGACGGTCATCGTCTGGTTGCCGTTTGCCGTCGGATCGTATCCGTTCCTCGGAAACGCTCCCATCGGCAGATCGCGGGGCGTCGTCGTCCCCGTCGCTGTCGGTGGCCTGCTGGTCGGCAGTGGATTCTACTTCCTCGGTGGCCTTCTCACCACGCTTCGCTCGTACGCCACGCTTCGTCGGGCAACCAGCACTGCCCCCGGAGCCGCTGACCACGGGCTTGTCGCCGTCTCCGGCCGCGTCGTTCCGCTCCGAGAGCCACTCGTGGCACCACTCACCGGTCGCGACGCGGTCTGGTACCGGCTCACGGCGACGACGACCTCCTCGAAAGACGCCAAGAAGCCAGGCGGCGGCGCTGACGATTCACTGTTTCGGAGCGTACTGACGTACTCGACCGACCCGGCCCGTGTGATCGCGGATCAGCGAACCTCGTTTGCCCTCGAAGCCGACACCGGTCGGGTCGTCGTCGATCCCACGGACGCGGCGTGCCGGCTCGAGCGGCCGGTGTCGAAACGGGTCGCCGCCGATGAGAGCCTACCGGAACCGCTCGCGACCCGACTCTGGGAGTCAGCCGACCTCGAGACCAGCGATCGGGATCGACGCTACCGCGAGTCAGTCCTCGAGGTCGGCGAAACGGCGACCGTGCTGGGCATCGCCGAATCCGAGGGTGGAGGCACTTCGATCGTCGCGACCGACGACTCGATCGCCGACTTCGTCGTCGCTCCCGGTGGTGAACGGCAGGTGGCTCGAGCCCTCCGTGAGACGATCGCGGGCTGTGTCTTCGCCACCGTCGTACTGACTGGTGGCGGATTCGCTCTTCTGTGGTGGCTCGCCGGCCACGGCCTCCCGTGAACTCACCGACAGTGACCGACAGAGAGAGGACAAGAGACCAAAGTGTCCGCAGCGAGCGCATACGGATCGATCAGACGCGTTCGACCCACACGAACCGGTAGCGTCTCAGAAAACGAACCGCTCACCTAGTCGTCGAGCGTCATGAGGTGCTCGAGCACGTCGTCGAGCGGGGCCGAGGTGACGGCGAGCGAGTAGCCGTCGATGCGTGCGAGTTCCTTCGCGTGATCCCAGAGGTCCTCCTCCTCGAGTCCGTGGAGAATCACGGCGTTCGGCGTCGGATTGATCACTCGCAGCGCGATGCCAACGCCCTCGCCCTGCGTGACATTGGTGAACACGAGGACGCGGTTCGTGCTCTGCCCGTAGAGGCGAAAGAACTCCTCGCTCGAGAGGCGCGTGATCGCCTCGATGCTGTCGATGACCGTGTGGCCGCTGACCTGCTCAGTGCCGCTTGAGGCCACTTCGGTCGCCTCGAGGTCGTCGTACAACCGCGTGAGGGGAAGGGAGGTAGCGTACTCTCGAAGGTCGTAGACGACGTCGCTCTCGAAGCCCGCCGAGAGGACGCGGCCGTACTGCCTGATTCGTTCCCCGCCGCGGCGTTCGTCGATCACGAGCAACCCCTCGACGAGTCGGCCGACGACGCCGATGCCAGGACTCTCCCGGCGGCCGCTCTCGTAATCGGAGATGACCGACGACGAAACGTCTAGTTCGGCCGCGAGATCGGTCTGCGAGATGTCGAAGTCGGTGCGCCACTTGCGCAGGGTCGCGCCGGGATCCTCACTCAGCGTGATTTCCCCGGCGATCTTCTCCGCGAGTTCCCGTTTCGGTCCGCGTCCGCTCATACCCGACGGTCGGCGGGTCGATCCAAGTAGCTACCGGAGACCGACTGCCCGGCCGAACGGGCGAGTTGGCCATCGATCTCGACTCGAGTGGT
This genomic stretch from Natrinema sp. SYSU A 869 harbors:
- the gcvH gene encoding glycine cleavage system protein GcvH; the encoded protein is MSFDVPDDRRYLESHEWALETDGVVRVGISDFAQDELGDVVFVELPDEGDELEQETEFGVVESIKAVSDLYAPVSGEVVAINDDLFDGPELVNEDPFGEGWMLEIEADDLDELEDLLTADEYEDQIA
- a CDS encoding TRAM domain-containing protein gives rise to the protein MSFLGKYLKGWRFRTSRPALEQGSEVDVFIAESNGTSGRAYIGDTELVVEGAGPGTVEKQVRVRVTEFDETTASGRGELLEIVGESSYEG
- a CDS encoding TatD family hydrolase yields the protein MIDDRPVLDDHLHLDPDNHRGIDAVKDFARVGGTHLLVVNKPSWHLGVEAETGEDFRTVFERTIEIVDEASSELEGRAWPILGVHPGLVSRLVDDRGFAPEDARDLMQAGIDVAAEYVESGKALALKSGRPHYDVDDDVWAASNAVMRRAFEHGSNLECAVQLHAEASEDMTEVAAWAEDTGLPAHRVVKHYASGRLEGPTPSVMADKDRLETAAERGEPFLMETDYIDDPDRPGAVLGPKTVPRRVRWLLENGFDEAVRIAHVETPKRVYGIDTEATLERKE
- a CDS encoding S8 family serine peptidase, with amino-acid sequence MTQNGPPDAATDRTYDRRSILTGAGSIAVGGLIGSSGVATATPSREPGPKRDEIIVGISPSTADVAGEARAAIPGDADVVHANESIHYAVVSFPSDAPAHARDEFIDAITSSPAIEYAEPNVTIESLLEPDDPYYDHQHAPQQIDCESAWETTRGSEDVVISVVDQGIQYDHPALEAVVDDRIGEDFIDNDGDPYPAHGAEHGTHVGGIAAGGTDDGTGHAGVSDCSLLSVRALNENGVGSLSDIADAIQWSADAGADIINLSLGVDGSYDTLTSACEYAADRGVLLVGAAGNDGDNRVYSPAAEDTVVAVSAVESDDSIASFSNTGSAIELAAPGSRIISSVTGDDYLQMSGTSMAAPVVSGVAGLALSAYPDLSRTELREHLRATAVGVGLADDEQGYGRVDAGAAVETDPFSDSSDGADNQESPGECGDETITASASDTLDGSGWWGDSDRYSYSLHTDDPCSITVSLEGPSSGDFDLYVSTDGRSPTRWDHDEAASGSGTSGSITLSLDGGEAFGLQVHANSGSGEYTLRLEEHGR
- the gcvT gene encoding glycine cleavage system aminomethyltransferase GcvT, which gives rise to MPLQTPPLRGIHDERGAKFTEFGGWDMPVEFDSIRAEHAAVREDVGVFDVSHMGQIHVTGPDATELMQRLTSNDVSRLKVGDSQYAAITDEDGIIIDDTVVYRLPAEGETLPESRGDGDAADGDPTYLFVPNAGTDEATHERWISYRNEWGLEATVDNRTDEYAMFAVQGPNAVGLVEDLTAESVDDLDRFEARYATIDDVDCWMARTGYTGEDGFELIVPWAAATDIWTAFDCQPCGLGARDTLRIEAGLLLAGQDFDPDSNPRTPYEAGIGFTVALETDFVGRDALAGIEEAGVDERLVGFQLIDRGVPRHGYDITTTESRVVGTVTSGTMSPTLEKPIGLGYVPVEYAEPGTTLQVVVRGQSKKARVETTPFIDTV
- a CDS encoding E3 ubiquitin ligase family protein yields the protein MGPLAATAIGATSASAITGLDLAVLLLLLHVWGFVVGVDVYNDDAASGLDWATRRIHVGTRPYAVLMLVATVIVWLPFAVGSYPFLGNAPIGRSRGVVVPVAVGGLLVGSGFYFLGGLLTTLRSYATLRRATSTAPGAADHGLVAVSGRVVPLREPLVAPLTGRDAVWYRLTATTTSSKDAKKPGGGADDSLFRSVLTYSTDPARVIADQRTSFALEADTGRVVVDPTDAACRLERPVSKRVAADESLPEPLATRLWESADLETSDRDRRYRESVLEVGETATVLGIAESEGGGTSIVATDDSIADFVVAPGGERQVARALRETIAGCVFATVVLTGGGFALLWWLAGHGLP
- a CDS encoding S8 family serine peptidase, with protein sequence MSDRNNQRVGRRSLLQSIGAFGALVGLGGITSATPGREPGPKKDELIVGVDSDVSNIEAVVEPKIPSNAKIVHTNETLGYAAVEIADEASIQAKETVLDADEVTYSEDNVTYEAIGADPQELESDADTASTLYTPNDPNLGSQYAPQQVNAPEAWETTLGDPDVTISIVDQGVQYDHPDLSGNMDRSVSNGGSDFVDNDGDPYPVSASENHGTHVAGIAAGGTDNGTGHAGISNCSLLSARALGDGQGGSLSDIADAIQWSADQGADIINMSLGGGGATQLMREACQYAKSQGALLVAAAGNDYGSSVSYPAAHDSVVAVSSLDEGETLSDFSNLGPEIELAAPGDDVLSSVPWDDYDYFPGTSMASPVVAGVAGLTLSAWPNLSNEQLRTHLQDTAVDVGLSGNEQGSGRVDAGNAVTTEPGSSPDPNPDPGECGDEVNTASADGELSGGWGGNPSDTYTYQLQTVDPCSATITLEGPTSADFDLYLTVDGRTPTISDYDERSASEDSNETIEVDLTGSEAFGLLVSRYTGSGSYTMTVDESGR
- a CDS encoding NYN domain-containing protein, which codes for MFDRVRARLSPDTVTEPAVGLFVDGPNVFRDEFDVDLDDLRDTARRLGRVGVIRVYLDEHATPGLIQAAEARGFEVIITSGDVDVKLAVDATALAGDGTIDQLAIVSRDTDFKPVLEYAGTVGVETIAIAPGSHGRSDALQNAADDALTLEP
- a CDS encoding aldehyde dehydrogenase family protein; translation: MSTPALEPQADWNQLYIDGEWCDAASDETILVENPSKQEVFTEVPAATVDDVDAAYDAAETAQPDWEAMPREERDEIVENLLDELNAHFEEIAGLLATEAGTPGYRAMGEFATATGDVEMALDLEPPEEEVRPSPSVDDKDNHIVHEPVGVVGIISPWNFPLHLSLRALAPAIALGNTVVLKPATDTPITGGLLIAKLCEAAGVPDGVVNVVTGRGSDIGDRMTSHPTPRVISFTGSTAVGKGVAENAGQSLALPALELGGNAPFIVTDEVDLERAARAGAFGSFFHQGQVCISINRHLVHEDLYDEYIDLLVDHAESLTIGDPSENEDVTFGPVQNETQRDDLVAFIGDSIEAGATLETGGEADGLFVEPTVLSDCTNDMPTACNEHFGPVAPVIPFADDEEAIELANDTEYGLSASVFCEDEERARDLADRVEAGMVHINDQPINEDHNAPFGGVKQSGLGRYHGEWITRELTEPKWISVQGEERDYFVFE